The sequence AAATCgcatggattcttttttcttgcttctgcaatttttttttcttagaaatcaaGATTATCAGGAAAATACTAATGAGTAGTCTCCCTGgctcaaaagaaaacaacatgtgTTTGGTGCCGTGGAGGAGGACGACGTTGTATATTTAATTACTTGAGCCTTATTTTGTCCTTTGGCATGATCTGTTCCCTGATTTCACTACAGTCAAGGTTGCTTTGAAGTTGTAGACAAATTAAATCAAACACTTGGATCATATGTGTCCCAAAGAATGTGGTTTCTCAGGTATGAGCAATCTATCAATCCTCTGCTCTCCTTTCACTTTGGCACTGTGACAGTCCTAGCAAAGTTCTTAGGCAgagattttattttgtgtcttcGTCACAGCAGCTCTTACTAAAAGTTTCCGCATTGCCAGTACAAGTTGCGACTTTCACATCTCAAGGGATTGATGCATTTCTTGATGATCGTGCAAGCATTCCTAATTATGCCTCCAGGTAAATATACTGCTGTCTTCTTGGACAAATGAGAAGTACAAAGAATGTTTATGTGCAGGTCTAGCAGTTCCAAAGTATCTCTTGCGGGCTTAGACACACCTGAGTTACCATCCCCCTCTTACTGGCTGAGAAAGTTGCCCCACCTGATTTGTAAGTTTACCTGCGGTAGTCAGTGAAGTGAGGGTGAGTGGGCACCTCAGCCGGCCAACACTGGATTTAATCTGGTTAGAAGTAGCACAGCAGCTCTTATTTGAAAAAACACTGAGTTCTGAGTTCATTACTACAGGAAAACTCTTCTCCCCTGGGACTCAGAGAACCTTGCTTCAGAGTAGCCCTACCGGCTCAGGAGTCCAGTCAGATAAAATCCATCCTGGAGGAGAATGGCTACCTATGCCCTGCAAATCGCTGGACTGGTGCTTGGTGGTGTTGGAATGGTGGGGACAGTGGCTGTCACCATCATGCCTCAGTGGAGAGTGTCTGCCTTCATTGGAAGCAACATTGTGGTTTTTGAAAACCTCTGGGAAGGACTGTGGATGAATTGCATGAGGCACGCTAATATCAGAATGCAGTGCAAAATCTATGATTCCCTGCTGGCTCTCTCTCCGGACCTACAGGCATCCAGAGGACTGATGTGTGCTGCCTCTGTGCTGTCCTTCCTGGCTTTCATGACGGCAGTCCTTGGCATGAAGTGCACCAGATGCACCGGGGACGATGAGAAGGTGAAGGGTTACATCCTGCTAACGGCTGGAGTAGTCTTCATCGTCACTGGCCTTGTGGTGCTCATCCCTGTGAGCTGGGTTGCCAATTCCATCATCAGAGACTTCTACAACCCAATAGTGGATATTGCCCAAAAACGTGAGCTGGGAGAAGCCCTCTACATAGGCTGGACCACGGCACTGGTGCTGATCGCTGGAGGGACActgttctgttgtgtttcttgttGCAATGAGAAAAGCAGTAGCTACAGATATTCCATACCTTCCCACCGAACGACCCAGAAAAGCTATCACATGGAAAAGAAGTCACCGAGTGTGTACTCCAAAAGTCAGTATGTGTagttgtgtatatttttaaactagCTATAAAGCCATGCAGATGACAAAAATATCCActattttctaaaaatggaaCCCCCCCAAAACACTGATTTGCTGTTCTTAACTGCCTGCTATTAATTACAGGAACTGTGCATCAGCTCTTTATGATTCTATAAGCGATTTCAGCCGAATGAGATATTATATACATTGCTCTGATTGTTCTAGAAAGTACAgtcatttgttttctaaaatagttcatgctgttttctccttttatcaGTTACTTCAAAATGACATTGTTAAAGACGATTATTTTACAACTGTGATTTCTTTATGGCATAGCTTTATGCATATAGATGAGAGTGACATTTTTATGTCGCATAAATAGAGACAGGCTTATATCGttctattttaaatgaaacaCTGATTCATTACACTGAATAAATAGAATTCAACTATTGCTTTTCAGGGGAACCAGGGATAAGATTGAAGAAGGTTAAtattaattgtttaaaaacagCTTAGTGATGAATGCACTTGATTTATAATGAAGGTTAAAATGAAGGCTTTAATCAGCAATGTAAAGGGAACTAAATGGTTTTTTGAGATCCTATTTTTCAGCCCAGGAGTTAGAAATCCTAACTCCTTTATCCTCATTCCCCAGAGGCCTTCCTTTTCTTGTATATTAAATGAACAGCTTTTAAAAGGCAGCTATTTTGTCAAGGGGCTTTGCATTCAAACTGCTTTTCCAGAGCTATACtaagaagaaagataaaactaTAGTCTTAGAAACATTAAAGACttcaggaaggtgaaaaatttttttcctctttttaagtttttgtggCTGGAGAAGGATACATTTTGACAAgaaatcatatatgtatatgaatattttaataactatttgtaTACAGACTTTGGGTTTTCATTAATGTaaataacagaagagaaaaataatatgtctttatttgcttattaaaaaataaaactgagctgTCCCTTGTGAACTGTATCTTCTCCTATGTGGATACTTAAGTCAAAATTGTCATTTAAGTCcttcaaagataaaatttttaatttgtgtcatttttgttcAATTTTACTAAGGTATAGAATTACTATATCTTGTGTTTTCCCCAAATTTGATCCAACAGTTAACGGATTTGAAAGTTTGTATCTACTTTTTTCTACCTTAAGTGACTATGTATGTTACCTGCTTTATGTCTTTTGTATTAATAAATTGTGCCTTTTTATATTAAGTTTATAGTCTTTCTTTATTCTccactttttctattttcttaacttGTAGAGTTTAAAAACTTGATATTTTCATCTTTGCAGTTTTGAAGAAAGACTATCAAAgtcacattttaaagataaagatagaTTCAGCATTAATTTTTGAGAATATAAAGTATATATCATTTAACAACCTTACAATGATTGGATTCCCATACTAATATTTGATGcagatatttataatttattaagatATGCTATAGGTTACCCCCCAAAATCTATATCCTATAAATATTATGTTTGTAATagccatttatgtaaaaaatttCTATAGCTAAATATGTTTCTACCTCTGAGAAGTAGTGTTAATTAATAACAGTGGGTAATGTTTTAGGGACATGCATTATATACTAGGACCTCTACTtctttatatgaattatatcatTAAATCTTTTATGAGATTGATATGATTAGTTCAATCACAGATGAGGGCCCCTCAGAACAGTTTACTGATTACCCAATAGAGTCAGGAGAAAAAATAAGGACTGTCTGATTTCACAGTCCATGCTCTTTTTCTTCAGGGCAAGTAGATTTTCTTCAGCAATGTCTAGTTTACAAACTGATTTTTGCATGTGAAAATGACTTGCTTAACTACTGTTAGTTGTGAAAACTTTTAGTGTTTTTCTGAGATTGGTGATTTTCCAATAGCCTAATACCAATTTACCTTAGGCAATTTTGGGTCAAAACATtcataagagcagaaataaaggaaaactaactaagcattttggagaaaaaaaaagtccaatcTTCTAAGCACCAGCCTTTAATCAAACATCCTTTTTACTTAGAAAGCTCTCCTGAATATCCCAAACTCAGtttattcttttcatcttcttttccctaAAGCAGAATTCCAACATTGCTAGTTTTCTGTGGCATCACCTTTTGAGTATCTCTGAAATCTTTCTCCAACTTTCCACCTTACTAACATCTCTCTTTCCTACCCTCTAGACTTGTGTTACGCCTTCCTCCAGCTACCCTCCATGTTCCTAGCTCAGTTCTTTCTAGAATGCAAGTCAGACCCCATCACGTTCTGCCCATAATCCTTGTAGGAATGCTCCATTGCCTGTAAGGTAAATCTAAATGCCTTAGCAGATGATAAGAGACAAGAAGGAAAATCTGTCTTATAATCTTCATGGCAAACTTTATCACACAGTAACATCAGTGTATAACGAGTatgataacaattataaaatggATGTCCAAAACTAGAATAATTCATATGCCAAATGTCTTCTTTAATATCCTGAAAAATATGCACTGGTATAAGGAAATGGTTTGACTGGTGGCAAATTATGTGCAGAAAGGATGTTTGATATTCTAGTCTTATGGAGAAAAAATGTGGTGTGACAAAAAGAACACAGGGAGGTGGGGAGTATAATTTTATGTCCTCAGCTTACAGCtggacttttttctctttcatactgTACCACCTGCAGCCCATACCCTGAACCACTTCTGCTGAATCTGTATCCAAAATGACCCCCTCCCACACTGCAAAAATTGGTATTAAGCTGCATTACCTTAAGTGCTAGGGATATGGGGATGGCCAAGACAGTTTTTGTTCTCAAAGAATTTTCAGTCTAACCAGAGACAAGAGCAAGAAACGTACCCTTCATTGCAAGCCTCCCAGCTgcttggccttttcttttctgaccacatcaATCCTCTAACAATTCTATGAATTACTTAAGAAATCATGAGAATACTGAGTatcaaagattttatatatatatatatatatatatatatatatatatatatatatatatatcccctaaTCCAAGAGGCTGTACTCTTCCTACTGTAATATTGTCCAGAGACATCTCTCCCAGAGTTAACTTTCTGCACAATAAATGTCATCTCACTGTCCCAGCTCCAAGCCTCCCTATGACTCACTGGTCCCAGCACCCTTTCTCCCTGAGTCCCAGGGTGGACCTCATCATCAGTCTTTGCTACCCCTaagctcctctctctcctccctcccaactTCTACAGAATTTACTGATTCTCAGTTCCTGATATCCATTACCTTTTTCCTTggaatatattctattttttagacTCATATCATATTTCAAATTCACCaggcctccttcctttccctgagAAGGCCTCCAAGAGCTGCTGGAACAATATCCCTGcaagcccctcctccccactctgaTCCCACCACCCACTGTGCAAAGCAGAGCAGTAGCTGGGACCCAGCCAACAGGCAGAGCAAAGAGACCAGCTTTCTGCAAAGCTTCAGGCCCTGCCAGATTCCAGAAGGAAAGAGCAGTACTGTGTTCAATTCTGAGAGTCATGAGAAGCAAGAGATTCCTGGTGCAGAGGCCTAAGGCTAGGCCCAAAGCCCTGTGATGGGGTGAGACAAGCAGGAAGAGAAATGTGGGCCTTACCTGCTTCATAAATAGTCTTTGAAGGAGGGTGGCATTTGTACACCTGTGTAGTCTCAAGGTGGATAATCAGGGACAGCAAAACTGTGGGAGACTCAAGTACAGGGTAGCCTCTTGCTTGTCCTGGGGCCTCGGAGAGAACTGTCACTGAGAGTGAGGatattgagaaagagagagagagagagagagagagagagagggagagagaggcagagagggtaCATCCCAGGGCCCCAAGAGAGAGACAGCAACTTTCAGGTCATTAGATCACCAGCCAACAATGAGAATCCCTGTCACCCTACGGTGGGCTATTGCTAATTACAACAACTTAACTTCCACAAGAAAAGAGATCCTAGAATCACTTAACACCAAATGGGACTCAACAACCAGAAAAAGGAAGTGTAAACTGAGTGCCCACAACTGGCAGAGGATCTTTGAGGAAATGATCTCCTGGGAAAGAGAGATGTCTTACACAAACAAACTCTAGCTGTAAGAGCCAAAGGGAGGTTGAATCATAGAATTAAAGAGCTTCTTTTTCCTGAAATAACATAACTTTCACATTTAAAAAGTCTGCAGGGAAGGAAGCCTTGAGGGAGGTCAGTGCTGTGGGAAAAACTGGAGGTTTGGAAGATCAAGTAGAAGAAAAGCTCCAAACACAGAGCAATCATAgaaaaaattaaggagaaaaagatgtaactcataaggaaaaatataaagaactcggAGAACAAGTTCAAGGACCTAAGGGGAAAATTCAGAGAGAGGaataaaaaacagatgaaagCAGTGGCaatcacttaaagaaaaaaaaaaaaaaagtattaaagtcTTAAATTCCAAGCTCAAAAAGAAAGTATGCACGGTTTCACCAATCATAAGAAATTACCTAACagccaaaacaagaaaaacatactACTTCTGGCAAATATTTCAACCACAAACCTAGAAGCTAGATGATGGTGgattaataattaaagaaaacgAGAGAGCAAAGACCATAATCCAATAAGTCTTTTCCaaacaaaaactacatttccctgttaatgagaaagaaagacattttgtGGCTAGCCCAAGATCCAGCAGCTGTGTCACTCATATGGCTGATCTGGAGGAAATACGGAAGCAATGAATCATTAAAGAGACCACAAGGAGGGGAAGTTGGAAAGGAGAGGAACCTTGGTCGGCCATGACTCTTGCAGTAGAGAGAAGGAATTGGTTGGACAAGAACTGAGAGGAGGGTTTGAAGGTTTCCAGTTGCCGTCTTCTGGAACTCTTCTCAACATCAGTGTCCAGGAAACCACTACAAATATGTCAAGGTTGATCCTCAAGTTCTAAACTGCTGCTTTCCCAGTCCTGCGGATAAGTTCAACATATTCAGcatgggaaacaaaacaaaacaaagaacatcTAAAAATCTAGCCCCAgacttcttgtttcttttcatcttctgccACAGGGTCCATAGTGTCCATATTCTAGCCTTGTCAGATTCCATGTCATGTCTTTGCCATCCAGGAATTCTTTCCTACAGACCTTGCTCATCTGCAATGCCCTTGTCTTCTTTTATTGTCAGGTGTGGTTGATCCCTTGACACTGCTTATCCTGGCCACCACCTCTAGCTGCAAGCAGTCACCATCCCTGTGCCAGCCCCAGCTCAGTGCAGCCCAGTCCAGCTGTGAGACAGATGTATACCAACTGACCCTACTTCTCCATTCTGGGAAGGACACTTGGTCTTTGATAGACAAAGAGGTTTATGGGCTTCCTCCTTGTCCCTCAAATCACCTTCAATTGTAAATCTTCTCTCTGCCCCACACCCCTTTTCCTGACTCCTTTCCAAATTCCaagaaatttatatgaaaatatgggAAACAGAAAGaatcttttataaaaagaaaaacaaagcaaataaaacaaacaaacaaaaaacagaattgaGCATTGCCCTAATTCAAGAAAGAATGTATACAACCTTTCTTACCAATACGTTAAAAAAAATtggcttttcttatttttaattttttaaaggataaactGTATTAATACAGTcagcaaaacaaagtaaaatgaacaaacaaaaaatagtccATCCATATACCCAGCTCTTTCTTAACTGTTTTTTCTCCTGATACCCCACCCTCCTTATTAGCCACTAGCctctaaaatcattaactttgtAGCTCAGGGTTGCTTCTTTCATGGGTTACTTCTGCATTTTTCAATTGATATGTGGGAGGGGTGGTGGCAAGGAATGAAGCCCAAGGttgaagactatttttttttgttgtttttttgtatgCAACCTAGTAAGAATGTAGTTGTGCAAGCATCATAAGTGAATAATCTTTCtccctctatttttttctgaattgggCCAGATTTCACacacattgtttttgtttttgaaagtggAGATATGGGTAGATATTTCTCCATAGCAATACAAAGGTCCTCTTTGAAGAAGGAGCTGTTATTTATTAGATGTTAAATTATAGAAATGCTTTAGAAATAAAACTTCCCTCCAACTTTAAAGGCAAAAAACCCTCTGAGGGAAAGGAAGACGCCCATACTTACAACCCAACTGTGATCTAACACTGAATCTTGATACAATGCTTTTACTTTTATCaaagaagaatgaagagagaaaaaatattctgCACTGAGCTCAGAAATCTGGTAATTTCTTGGTGTGAAACAAACTATCcccaaacttggtgacttaaaaaaacaaccattttatATATCATGACTTTGTGGGTTAGGAAATCAGGTAGCGCTCAGGTGGCCTGGGGCACTGACTTCAGCTGGTAGCTGGGGACTAGAGTCAACAACAGCCCTGCTCTCTGCCTCACCCTTGGCACTGACATCTGGAAGTGTGGGTTCAGATGGGCTCCTCTACCCGTACATGTGGTCTTCTTCGTGTCTTTCTAACAAGATAGTCAGACATCTAGCCTGGTGGCTGAGAGCTCTAAGGAACCAAGTGGAAAAACACCAATCCTTTTAGGAGGTCTGGCATCTTTTCTACCATTTGTAATTGGTCAAAGATATTTGATGTCCCTGGGAAGAGCATGAAATAATCTggggccatctttttttttttttttcttaacatctttaatggagtataattactttacagtggtgtgttagtttctgctttataacaaagtgaatcagctatacatatacatatatccccatatctcttcctttttgcatctccctcccaccctccctatcccactcctctaggtggtcacaaagcaccgagctgatctccctgcgctatgaggctgcttcccactagctatcgattttacatttggtagtgtatatatgtccatgccactctctcacttccttccttcctccagggaggctccctccccgtgtcctcaagtccattctcttcgtctgtgtctgcgtctttattcctgtcctgcctctggagCCATCTTTAATCCACTCTAGGCAAAAGGTGGGGTTTAAAGAACTTGAAGAGAAATGTTTCTTTCCAATGGACTTACTTCTTGAAAAAAAGGCATAGTTTAAAAGGTgtgttttgtatttaaaatgaaataaaaaagaatttgacTTTTCTATTAAATAAAAGCTGGTgcaaggaaaaatacaaattaaatatgaGCTTTAATTCTCCCtgttgaaaataaaggaagaaattttctctcctctcctttaccttagagttttattttagaaaacttgtgTTTTCTCCTCTTTCGGAAGgtatataaattctttaaaaaactagaGAGCTTTTTGTCAGCTCTATGAACCAAGAATGTTTTTCTCTAGGACCTAGGTGCCctgtctttgaaatgtaaacatcaCTATCTTCCAGTTTCTGTCAGCAAAAAGGAGCCTAACTTTAGTGGGTATCTTGTTCCATGTTGCAAAACAGCCTCCTGCCATAAAGATATGAGAATCTTGTTTCTCCTCTGGATAAAGAAAATTAGCTAACATAGATGATCACCCTAATTACCAGGTAAATTGAGGATGAACTATGTGTGACGAAGGCACTCTCAAATCCTTTTACTTGaaggattcttaaatatttatcctGAAAATATGTATGAACTTGGTGGTATCTTTGTGGCTCTACAGAAAGGtaagatttctttctgtctttgcagtCACTTAGCAGATTGCCTGTGATGCATGTCACATTATGGTTTAATGCTTATTCGATAAtgaaactattttctttctctgctacCTTTGTGGACAGGTTTTCTGGGttgaaagattttgtttttaattatatttccccaACACAGGCCAAGATAAGAAAAAAGATAGATGAAAAAATTTCTATAATCTAGAAATTTATGCTTAGTAATAATCAGAGATGTTCCCAAATGCTTTGTAAAGTTGTGTTCACTTGAAAACTACTTATAATGGTGAAAATTTGGAAACATTCTAAGTGTCCCACAGAGAAAGGTTAAATGTTAGTGTATCTGTTCACTCAGTTGTATGTCTTCCTGCTGTTGAGGAATCCTTAATGACCTAAATATTGttatgaaaatagaataaaaagagtTAAAGAATTCTTTATTCCCCATAACCCTGATtaatagtttctctctctctctctctccttcttacaTACGTACACACAAACAGATGAACCCACACCCAAATAAAAGGAAATGgctggagagaaaataaaatggttaaactGTAAACTTCTGTGTGattactgttttctttaaaaaaaatttctgtgcttccatttttttaatgagcaaatattttcatagtgagaaaaattagtaaacttataaaagcatattttaagGATAGAAGTATATAAAACACAGTAGATAGTTGATAACTTGGCAGAAAAATCAAAACAGGACTGTCGAGGAAAGGGATGAGGAAATATCATTAAATtctgaggaaaataataaaaatatggggGAAAAATTAATGATCTAGCttgaaaaaagttttatattttaagtttaactaAAGGATTTTGGAaatatccaaattaaaaaaaaatcagttaaacaACTATAAGTTGTATGTTTGATTTCTACCCTTAAATAACAAcacaatgtgtttttttttaaaatttcattttgccctttgactttgtttttcatttacccTTTTAAGCCATCCTTATTCCATAGAgagaattcacttttttttttagcatgcaACAGGcaaatataaacttttaatttccCAAGTAGCTAATTTTTCAGTCCCATTTGTTAAATAATCCATTCTCTATAGTTTGCTGATGCATTATTTATCAAGTAGTAAATGCATACATATCTCACTATCTGTTTCTGGGCAATTTATTCTGCTTCATTGATcctggatcttttaaaaatagattatcaCTAATTGATGTAAATGCCAGTGGTTTTATCAAGTCTGTGGATACTTGTCTTCAATATACTACTTCATATTCTATTGACTTCTAATGGAAATACTTTCACAGAATGCTTGCCCCAGTTCACTGCACAATAAGCGCTGAGAAGAAAATATCACATTAATAATGAGGAGACTCAGATGAAAActaactttcctttctttctttctttctttctttctttctttctttctttctttctttctttctttctttctttttctttccctctctctctctctctctctctctctctctctctctctctctctctctctctttctttctctttcttcttatctTAGAAACTGTGACAGGTGTACTCAGGTACTATCTTGGTCCCATCTATTCTTGTAAATTTCAAATCAACTGTGACATAAAAACAGTTTTGACTTAGAACACAGATAGCATTATTCACATGGAGAGGGTTTTTATAAATCAAGACTAAATCAAAAGGCCTTTCACCAAAAAATCTATCAGGCCCAATGTAGATGACCAGAACCTCATCCAGGAAGTCAGGATTCCAACGTTTTCTCCAGCTAACTGAGTAGCTTTGAGCAATGTATATAACTAATTCCTGTATTAAACTCTTTTTCCATACTCAGTAGTTTTAAAGGTCATTTCCAAGTCATTTACAAGCAAGAGATAATGTATCTATACAAACAAAATAGAGGAGAGAGTATTTGCTGAATCTTGGCTTCTgaaattactttaaataattcAGTCTCCATTTTCTCCCTGATGTGACTTATCCTTCATTTAACATCTCATGAAAATAGGTAAGATCATATCtgccctatttttatttattcattcagcaaatatttattgagcttgtaCTATGTATAAGACACTGGGGATTAGGAAATTCATAAACAGCAATCCCAGTCACTCATATAATAAATCACCAACCTTACATTTTagtggagagaaacagaaaatggacatctataaagagaaatatatcaGAAAATGAGTATACAAATGACAATAGCCaagccatatataaaaatagaactctgacccacaaccCACAGCAACCTGCCCAAGAAACCAACTCCTTAATCTATAATAAATAGTTGTGGAAGCCAGCCTACTGTAAGTCAGAATTGTAGGAAGTCAAACTACTACCTCTAGTACTAATTCGGGAAGCTAAACAATAACTTCTTTAACAATTAGTCCCAAATGATCAGGATTTGATTAATAACTGACAGCTTCCTTAATTTTTGTCCCTGCTTCCAACTTAAgaccaaccagagaaaaccaaacTAACCGATCACATAGGATGTCCCACTTCTAGTGAGCCTACCTCTGCTTTCCCCTTGCCAACAACCCTCCCTCTGGACACACCTGAAGACTTCCCTTTTCCCACTATAaagctttccttctcctctgcctgcctttgagtctctgtcAAAACACAAATAGCAGTGGCTGACTTCCTTTGCTATAGCAAGCTCTGAAAAATTAgactttgcttttctcctttggttAGTCTTCACTTATTTCCACATATAGAATATAACAAGTTGGGAGAactattgagaaaaataaatgagaatcaaGGAATAGGAGCACCTGTCAGGGAGAGCAGTTACTTTGCTTTGAGTGGTCAGGCAAGAttttttgagcaaagacc is a genomic window of Delphinus delphis chromosome 4, mDelDel1.2, whole genome shotgun sequence containing:
- the CLDN8 gene encoding claudin-8, whose product is MATYALQIAGLVLGGVGMVGTVAVTIMPQWRVSAFIGSNIVVFENLWEGLWMNCMRHANIRMQCKIYDSLLALSPDLQASRGLMCAASVLSFLAFMTAVLGMKCTRCTGDDEKVKGYILLTAGVVFIVTGLVVLIPVSWVANSIIRDFYNPIVDIAQKRELGEALYIGWTTALVLIAGGTLFCCVSCCNEKSSSYRYSIPSHRTTQKSYHMEKKSPSVYSKSQYV